The Macaca fascicularis isolate 582-1 chromosome 1, T2T-MFA8v1.1 genome includes a window with the following:
- the PM20D1 gene encoding N-fatty-acyl-amino acid synthase/hydrolase PM20D1 isoform X1 gives MAQRCLCVLALAAMLLLVFATVSRSMGLRSDEHQRASRIPAEFSKEELVAMKEALKGAIQIPTVTFSYEKANTTALVEFGKYIYKVFPTVLSTSFIQHEVVEEYSHLFTIKGSDPSLQPYLLMAHFDVVPAPEEGWEVPPFSGLEREGAIYGRGTLDDKNSVMALLQALELLLIRKYIPRRSFFISLGHDEESSGTGAQKVSALLQSRGVQLAFVVDEGGFILDDFIPDFKKPIALIGVSEKGSMNLLLQVNMSSGHSSAPPKETSIGILAAAVSRLEQTPMPIIFGSGTLVTVLRQMADEFPFPVDKILSNPRLFEPLITRFMEKNPLTNAMIRTTTALTIFEAGIKVNVIPSVAKAAVNFRIHSGQTVQEVLELTKNIVADNRVQFHVMTAFDPLPISPYDDKALGYQLLRQTIQSVFPEVNITIPGTCLGNTDSRFFTDLTTGIYRFNPYYLQPEDLKRFHGINEKISVQGYENQVKFIFELIQNADTDQEPVSRLHKL, from the exons ATGGCTCAGCGGTGCCTTTGCGTGCTGGCCCTGGCGGCTATGCTGCTCCTAGTTTTCGCCACCGTCTCCAGATCGATGGGCCTGAGAAGCGACGAGCATCAGAGGGCGTCGCGAATCCCTGCTGAGTTCAGCAAAGAGGAGCTGGTCGCGATGAAAGAGGCGCTGAAAG GTGCCATCCAGATTCCAACAGTGACTTTTAGCTATGAGAAGGCCAATACCACAGCCCTGGTTGAGtttggaaaatacatttataaag TCTTTCCTACAGTGCTCAGCACCAGCTTTATCCAGCATGAAGTTGTGGAAGAGTATAGCCACCTGTTCACTATCAAAGGCTCGGACCCCAGCTTGCAGCCCTACCTGCTGATGGCTCACTTTGATGTGGTGCCTGCCCCTGAGGAAGGCTGGGAAGTGCCCCCATTCTCTGGGTTGGAGCGTGAAGGCGCCATCTATGGTCGGGGCACACTGGATGACAAGAACTCTGTGATG GCATTACTGCAGGCCTTGGAGCTCCTGCTGATCAGGAAGTACATCCCCCGAAgatctttcttcatttctctgggccATGATGAGGAG TCGTCAGGGACAGGGGCTCAGAAGGTCTCAGCCCTGCTACAGTCAAGGGGCGTCCAGCTAGCCTTCGTTGTGGATGAGGGGGGCTTCATCTTGGATGATTTCATTCCCGACTTCAAGAAGCCCATCGCCTT AATTGGTGTCTCAGAGAAGGGTTCCATGAACCTCTTGCTGCAAGTAAACATGTCTTCAGGCCACTCTTCAGCTCCTCCAAAGGAGACGAGCATTGGCATCCTCGCAGCTGCTGTCAGCCG ACTGGAGCAGACACCAATGCCTATCATATTTGGAAGCGGGACGCTGGTGACAGTATTGCGGCAAATGGCAGATGAG TTTCCCTTCCCTGTCGATAAAATCCTGAGCAACCCACGGCTATTTGAACCCCTTATAACCAG GTTTATGGAGAAAAATCCCTTAACCAATGCAATGATCAGGACCACCACAGCACTCACCATATTCGAAGCAGGGATCAAG GTGAATGTCATCCCCTCAGTGGCCAAGGCCGCAGTCAACTTCCGGATTCACTCTGGACAGACAGTCCAAGAG GTCCTAGAACTCACGAAGAACATTGTGGCTGATAACAGAGTCCAGTTCCATGTGATGACTGCCTTTGATCCCCTCCCCATCAGCCCTTATGATGACAAGGCCTTGGGCTACCAGCTGCTCCGCCAGACCATACAGTCCGTCTTCCCGGAAGTCAATATTACTATCCCAG GTACTTGTCTTGGCAACACAGACAGCCGATTCTTTACAGACCTCACCACTGGCATCTACAGGTTCAATCCCTACTATCTACAGCCTGAAGACTTAAAACG CTTCCATGGAATCAATGAGAAAATCTCAGTCCAAGGctatgagaaccaagtgaaattCATCTTTGAGTTGATTCAGAATGCTGACACAGACCAGGAGCCAGTTTCTCGCCTGCACAAACTGTGA
- the PM20D1 gene encoding N-fatty-acyl-amino acid synthase/hydrolase PM20D1 isoform X2: MAQRCLCVLALAAMLLLVFATVSRSMGLRSDEHQRASRIPAEFSKEELVAMKEALKGAIQIPTVTFSYEKANTTALVEFGKYIYKVFPTVLSTSFIQHEVVEEYSHLFTIKGSDPSLQPYLLMAHFDVVPAPEEGWEVPPFSGLEREGAIYGRGTLDDKNSVMSSGTGAQKVSALLQSRGVQLAFVVDEGGFILDDFIPDFKKPIALIGVSEKGSMNLLLQVNMSSGHSSAPPKETSIGILAAAVSRLEQTPMPIIFGSGTLVTVLRQMADEFPFPVDKILSNPRLFEPLITRFMEKNPLTNAMIRTTTALTIFEAGIKVNVIPSVAKAAVNFRIHSGQTVQEVLELTKNIVADNRVQFHVMTAFDPLPISPYDDKALGYQLLRQTIQSVFPEVNITIPGTCLGNTDSRFFTDLTTGIYRFNPYYLQPEDLKRFHGINEKISVQGYENQVKFIFELIQNADTDQEPVSRLHKL; the protein is encoded by the exons ATGGCTCAGCGGTGCCTTTGCGTGCTGGCCCTGGCGGCTATGCTGCTCCTAGTTTTCGCCACCGTCTCCAGATCGATGGGCCTGAGAAGCGACGAGCATCAGAGGGCGTCGCGAATCCCTGCTGAGTTCAGCAAAGAGGAGCTGGTCGCGATGAAAGAGGCGCTGAAAG GTGCCATCCAGATTCCAACAGTGACTTTTAGCTATGAGAAGGCCAATACCACAGCCCTGGTTGAGtttggaaaatacatttataaag TCTTTCCTACAGTGCTCAGCACCAGCTTTATCCAGCATGAAGTTGTGGAAGAGTATAGCCACCTGTTCACTATCAAAGGCTCGGACCCCAGCTTGCAGCCCTACCTGCTGATGGCTCACTTTGATGTGGTGCCTGCCCCTGAGGAAGGCTGGGAAGTGCCCCCATTCTCTGGGTTGGAGCGTGAAGGCGCCATCTATGGTCGGGGCACACTGGATGACAAGAACTCTGTGATG TCGTCAGGGACAGGGGCTCAGAAGGTCTCAGCCCTGCTACAGTCAAGGGGCGTCCAGCTAGCCTTCGTTGTGGATGAGGGGGGCTTCATCTTGGATGATTTCATTCCCGACTTCAAGAAGCCCATCGCCTT AATTGGTGTCTCAGAGAAGGGTTCCATGAACCTCTTGCTGCAAGTAAACATGTCTTCAGGCCACTCTTCAGCTCCTCCAAAGGAGACGAGCATTGGCATCCTCGCAGCTGCTGTCAGCCG ACTGGAGCAGACACCAATGCCTATCATATTTGGAAGCGGGACGCTGGTGACAGTATTGCGGCAAATGGCAGATGAG TTTCCCTTCCCTGTCGATAAAATCCTGAGCAACCCACGGCTATTTGAACCCCTTATAACCAG GTTTATGGAGAAAAATCCCTTAACCAATGCAATGATCAGGACCACCACAGCACTCACCATATTCGAAGCAGGGATCAAG GTGAATGTCATCCCCTCAGTGGCCAAGGCCGCAGTCAACTTCCGGATTCACTCTGGACAGACAGTCCAAGAG GTCCTAGAACTCACGAAGAACATTGTGGCTGATAACAGAGTCCAGTTCCATGTGATGACTGCCTTTGATCCCCTCCCCATCAGCCCTTATGATGACAAGGCCTTGGGCTACCAGCTGCTCCGCCAGACCATACAGTCCGTCTTCCCGGAAGTCAATATTACTATCCCAG GTACTTGTCTTGGCAACACAGACAGCCGATTCTTTACAGACCTCACCACTGGCATCTACAGGTTCAATCCCTACTATCTACAGCCTGAAGACTTAAAACG CTTCCATGGAATCAATGAGAAAATCTCAGTCCAAGGctatgagaaccaagtgaaattCATCTTTGAGTTGATTCAGAATGCTGACACAGACCAGGAGCCAGTTTCTCGCCTGCACAAACTGTGA